Proteins from one Osmerus mordax isolate fOsmMor3 chromosome 21, fOsmMor3.pri, whole genome shotgun sequence genomic window:
- the slc25a23a gene encoding mitochondrial adenyl nucleotide antiporter SLC25A23 isoform X1 has protein sequence MGQPGARVPRGWIRARCQDGDGSDTDREKRWAELFDELDLNKDGRIDIYELRTGLAARGLSRGSVDRIVKAGDTNHDGELDFGEFCHYLQQHEKQLRLMFRSLDSNHDGEIDAGEIQQSLHAVGVNVSLDQAARILHSMDRDGTMTIDWDEWRDHFLFNPLHNMEDVARYWKHSMMLDIGEQLTIPDEFTEQEKKSGFVWRQLMAGAMAGSVSRTGTAPLDRLKVFLQVHGQTPGRGSVLDGLRAMVKEGGVGSLWRGNGVNVLKIAPETAIKFLAYEQIKRVMHGSKEGGTLRVHERFVAGSLAGATAQTAIYPMEVLKTRLTLRSTGQYRSVADCARQILEREGPKAFYKGYLPNLLGIIPYAGIDLAVYETLKNAWLLRNTTSADPGVLVLVGCGTLSSTCGQLASYPLALIRTRMQAQATVKGAPQLSMLGLFRNIVTQEGVAGLYRGIAPNFLKVIPAVSISYVVYEHMRKVLGVEGVRGR, from the exons ATGGGGCAGCCGGGGGCTCGGGTCCCCCGGGGCTGGATCCGTGCCCGGTGTCAAGACGGCGACGGTTCTGACACGGACCGGGAGAAACGGTGGGCGGAGCTGTTTGACGAGCTCGATCTCAACAAGGATGGACGGATCGACATTTACGAGCTGCGGACCGGGTTGGCCGCGCGGGGACTCTCTCGCGGCTCGGTGGACAGG ATAGTCAAGGCAGGAGACACCAACCATGATGGAGAGCTGGACTTTGGAGAGTTCTGCCACTATCTCCAGCAGCACGAGAAACAGCTCAGACTCATGTTCCGCTCTCTGGACAGCAACCATGATG gCGAGATCGATGCAGGTGAGATCCAGCAGTCCCTCCATGCCGTGGGAGTGAACGTGAGCCTGGACCAAGCAGCCAGGATCCTGCACAG tatGGACAGGGACGGCACCATGACCATCGACTGGGACGAGTGGCGAGATCACTTCCTGTTCAACCCCCTGCACAACATGGAGGACGTGGCGCGCTACTGGAAACACTCCATG atGTTAGACATTGGGGAGCAGCTGACCATACCAGATGAGTTTACGGAGCAGGAGAAGAAGTCAGGGTTTGTGTGGAGGCAGCTGATGGCGGGGGCCATGGCTGGCTCTGTGTCCCGCACCGGCACCGCCCCCCTGGACCGCCTCAAGGTCTTCCTGCAG GTGCATGGCCAGACCCCAGGCAGGGGCTCTGTGCTGGATGGACTGAGGGCcatggtgaaggaggggggggtgggctcCCTCTGGAGGGGCAACGGGGTCAACGTGCTGAAGATCGCCCCAGAGACCGCTATCAAGTTCCTGGCCTATGAACAG atcAAGCGTGTGATGCATGGCAGTAAGGAGGGCGGGACATTGAGGGTGCACGAGAGGTTTGTGGCCGGCTCATTGGCTGGAGCCACGGCACAGACCGCTATCTATCCAATGGAG gtcctgAAGACCCGTCTCACCCTGCGCAGCACGGGGCAGTACCGCAGTGTGGCCGACTGTGCCAGGCAGatcctggagagggaggggcccaAGGCCTTCTACAAGGGCTACCTGCCCAACCTGCTGGGCATCATCCCCTACGCCGGCATAGACCTGGCTGTCTACGAG aCCCTGAAGAACGCCTGGCTCCTGAGGAACACGACCTCTGCAGACCCTGGGGTTCTGGTCCTGGTGGGCTGTGGAACCCTCTCCAGCACCTGCGGCCAGCTGGCCTCCTACCCTCTGGCCCTCATCAGGACACGCATGCAGGCCCagg ccacaGTGAAGGGCGCCCCCCAGCTCTCCATGCTGGGGTTGTTCCGGAACATCGTGACCCAGGAGGGCGTGGCCGGCCTCTACCGAGGCATAGCGCCCAACTTCCTGAAAGTCATCCCCGCCGTCAGCATCTCCTACGTGGTCTACGAGCACATGAGGAAGgtcctgggggtggagggggtgagggggaggtga
- the slc25a23a gene encoding mitochondrial adenyl nucleotide antiporter SLC25A23 isoform X3, with product MFRSLDSNHDGEIDAGEIQQSLHAVGVNVSLDQAARILHSMDRDGTMTIDWDEWRDHFLFNPLHNMEDVARYWKHSMMLDIGEQLTIPDEFTEQEKKSGFVWRQLMAGAMAGSVSRTGTAPLDRLKVFLQVHGQTPGRGSVLDGLRAMVKEGGVGSLWRGNGVNVLKIAPETAIKFLAYEQIKRVMHGSKEGGTLRVHERFVAGSLAGATAQTAIYPMEVLKTRLTLRSTGQYRSVADCARQILEREGPKAFYKGYLPNLLGIIPYAGIDLAVYETLKNAWLLRNTTSADPGVLVLVGCGTLSSTCGQLASYPLALIRTRMQAQATVKGAPQLSMLGLFRNIVTQEGVAGLYRGIAPNFLKVIPAVSISYVVYEHMRKVLGVALE from the exons ATGTTCCGCTCTCTGGACAGCAACCATGATG gCGAGATCGATGCAGGTGAGATCCAGCAGTCCCTCCATGCCGTGGGAGTGAACGTGAGCCTGGACCAAGCAGCCAGGATCCTGCACAG tatGGACAGGGACGGCACCATGACCATCGACTGGGACGAGTGGCGAGATCACTTCCTGTTCAACCCCCTGCACAACATGGAGGACGTGGCGCGCTACTGGAAACACTCCATG atGTTAGACATTGGGGAGCAGCTGACCATACCAGATGAGTTTACGGAGCAGGAGAAGAAGTCAGGGTTTGTGTGGAGGCAGCTGATGGCGGGGGCCATGGCTGGCTCTGTGTCCCGCACCGGCACCGCCCCCCTGGACCGCCTCAAGGTCTTCCTGCAG GTGCATGGCCAGACCCCAGGCAGGGGCTCTGTGCTGGATGGACTGAGGGCcatggtgaaggaggggggggtgggctcCCTCTGGAGGGGCAACGGGGTCAACGTGCTGAAGATCGCCCCAGAGACCGCTATCAAGTTCCTGGCCTATGAACAG atcAAGCGTGTGATGCATGGCAGTAAGGAGGGCGGGACATTGAGGGTGCACGAGAGGTTTGTGGCCGGCTCATTGGCTGGAGCCACGGCACAGACCGCTATCTATCCAATGGAG gtcctgAAGACCCGTCTCACCCTGCGCAGCACGGGGCAGTACCGCAGTGTGGCCGACTGTGCCAGGCAGatcctggagagggaggggcccaAGGCCTTCTACAAGGGCTACCTGCCCAACCTGCTGGGCATCATCCCCTACGCCGGCATAGACCTGGCTGTCTACGAG aCCCTGAAGAACGCCTGGCTCCTGAGGAACACGACCTCTGCAGACCCTGGGGTTCTGGTCCTGGTGGGCTGTGGAACCCTCTCCAGCACCTGCGGCCAGCTGGCCTCCTACCCTCTGGCCCTCATCAGGACACGCATGCAGGCCCagg ccacaGTGAAGGGCGCCCCCCAGCTCTCCATGCTGGGGTTGTTCCGGAACATCGTGACCCAGGAGGGCGTGGCCGGCCTCTACCGAGGCATAGCGCCCAACTTCCTGAAAGTCATCCCCGCCGTCAGCATCTCCTACGTGGTCTACGAGCACATGAGGAAGgtcctgggg GTAGCCCTGGAGTAG
- the slc25a23a gene encoding mitochondrial adenyl nucleotide antiporter SLC25A23 isoform X2 — MGQPGARVPRGWIRARCQDGDGSDTDREKRWAELFDELDLNKDGRIDIYELRTGLAARGLSRGSVDRQIVKAGDTNHDGELDFGEFCHYLQQHEKQLRLMFRSLDSNHDGEIDAGEIQQSLHAVGVNVSLDQAARILHSMDRDGTMTIDWDEWRDHFLFNPLHNMEDVARYWKHSMMLDIGEQLTIPDEFTEQEKKSGFVWRQLMAGAMAGSVSRTGTAPLDRLKVFLQVHGQTPGRGSVLDGLRAMVKEGGVGSLWRGNGVNVLKIAPETAIKFLAYEQIKRVMHGSKEGGTLRVHERFVAGSLAGATAQTAIYPMEVLKTRLTLRSTGQYRSVADCARQILEREGPKAFYKGYLPNLLGIIPYAGIDLAVYETLKNAWLLRNTTSADPGVLVLVGCGTLSSTCGQLASYPLALIRTRMQAQATVKGAPQLSMLGLFRNIVTQEGVAGLYRGIAPNFLKVIPAVSISYVVYEHMRKVLGVALE; from the exons ATGGGGCAGCCGGGGGCTCGGGTCCCCCGGGGCTGGATCCGTGCCCGGTGTCAAGACGGCGACGGTTCTGACACGGACCGGGAGAAACGGTGGGCGGAGCTGTTTGACGAGCTCGATCTCAACAAGGATGGACGGATCGACATTTACGAGCTGCGGACCGGGTTGGCCGCGCGGGGACTCTCTCGCGGCTCGGTGGACAGG cagATAGTCAAGGCAGGAGACACCAACCATGATGGAGAGCTGGACTTTGGAGAGTTCTGCCACTATCTCCAGCAGCACGAGAAACAGCTCAGACTCATGTTCCGCTCTCTGGACAGCAACCATGATG gCGAGATCGATGCAGGTGAGATCCAGCAGTCCCTCCATGCCGTGGGAGTGAACGTGAGCCTGGACCAAGCAGCCAGGATCCTGCACAG tatGGACAGGGACGGCACCATGACCATCGACTGGGACGAGTGGCGAGATCACTTCCTGTTCAACCCCCTGCACAACATGGAGGACGTGGCGCGCTACTGGAAACACTCCATG atGTTAGACATTGGGGAGCAGCTGACCATACCAGATGAGTTTACGGAGCAGGAGAAGAAGTCAGGGTTTGTGTGGAGGCAGCTGATGGCGGGGGCCATGGCTGGCTCTGTGTCCCGCACCGGCACCGCCCCCCTGGACCGCCTCAAGGTCTTCCTGCAG GTGCATGGCCAGACCCCAGGCAGGGGCTCTGTGCTGGATGGACTGAGGGCcatggtgaaggaggggggggtgggctcCCTCTGGAGGGGCAACGGGGTCAACGTGCTGAAGATCGCCCCAGAGACCGCTATCAAGTTCCTGGCCTATGAACAG atcAAGCGTGTGATGCATGGCAGTAAGGAGGGCGGGACATTGAGGGTGCACGAGAGGTTTGTGGCCGGCTCATTGGCTGGAGCCACGGCACAGACCGCTATCTATCCAATGGAG gtcctgAAGACCCGTCTCACCCTGCGCAGCACGGGGCAGTACCGCAGTGTGGCCGACTGTGCCAGGCAGatcctggagagggaggggcccaAGGCCTTCTACAAGGGCTACCTGCCCAACCTGCTGGGCATCATCCCCTACGCCGGCATAGACCTGGCTGTCTACGAG aCCCTGAAGAACGCCTGGCTCCTGAGGAACACGACCTCTGCAGACCCTGGGGTTCTGGTCCTGGTGGGCTGTGGAACCCTCTCCAGCACCTGCGGCCAGCTGGCCTCCTACCCTCTGGCCCTCATCAGGACACGCATGCAGGCCCagg ccacaGTGAAGGGCGCCCCCCAGCTCTCCATGCTGGGGTTGTTCCGGAACATCGTGACCCAGGAGGGCGTGGCCGGCCTCTACCGAGGCATAGCGCCCAACTTCCTGAAAGTCATCCCCGCCGTCAGCATCTCCTACGTGGTCTACGAGCACATGAGGAAGgtcctgggg GTAGCCCTGGAGTAG